Genomic DNA from Oligoflexus sp.:
ATCAATGCCGAGAAGTTTGGGCTGATCAATTTTAGAGATAAGGTTGAGATCATCGCGCCGGTGCATAGCAAGAAATTTGATGAGTATGCCGCGCGGCTCTTTGAAGAGCGGCAGCGGAAAGGTGTGTCGCAGAGCGGGGCGCGGCAGCTGCTTCATAACTATAACTACTTTGCGGCGATGATGCTGCAGTGTGGGGATGCGGATGGGATTGTGTCGGGTGTGGTCGAGCCTTACGGGCCTTCCATTCGGCCGCTCTTGGAAGTGATCGGCGTGCATGATGAGCAGACGCTGGCTGGTATCTATATGGTGATGCAAAGGGATCGGCAGTTTTTCTTCGCGGATTGCACCGTCAATGAAAATCCGAATGCGGTGAAGCTGGCTGAGATTGTTTTGAGCACAGTGGCGGTGGCGGAGCGTTATACCAACGATCCGATTCGCGTGGCCATGCTGAGTTTTTCGAGTTTTGGTGCGAGCCGTTCGCCCGATGCCGGGAAGGTTGCCGAGGCGGTGAAGATCGTGAGGAAGCTGCGGCCGGAGCTGGAGATCGATGGAGAGATGCAGGCGGATGTGGCTTTGAATGAAGGGCTGAGGGAGCGGGAGTTTCCTTTCTGTGGTTTGACCGGGGATGCCAATGTTTTGATTTTCCCGGATCTGGCCTCGGCGAATATTTCGTATAAGATGATGGCGCAGATTGGGAATGCGTCTTTGATTGGACCGATTCTGCATGGGATGAGAAAGCCGGCGAATGTGCTGCAGATCAGCGCGACGACGGATGAGGTGGTGAATATGATTTATGTGACCGCGCATCAGGCTATGGAGCGTTGGTGAGGAAGGAAGGGATCTGGCGAGAGGCCAGATCCTTTTTTCTTATTTCAGGTCAGCGCCGCCGGCGAGCCAGTCGAGAAGGATTTTGCCTTCGTCGGTGTTTTTGAAGTTAGGTTCGTCTTGAGGCATAACTGAGCTGTCAGTAGCCTTGATCCGTTTCGCCATCTCAGCGGCGACAGGCTTGATTTGAGCCAATGACGTCAACTCGGTGTTTCTCGCACTGTTGCCTTTGCCGTGACAGTCACTTGTCGCACAGTTTTTGTCGATGATCGCTTGAGTGTTGGCTTCATAGGTGTAGGTTGAAGTTGGAGCAGCCTCTTCCTCATCATCTTTGCTGCCGCAAGCGGTGAGGACCAGACTCATGAAAGAGACAGAAATCAAGCTAAAAGCCAGTGCTTTCATAACGGGAACTCCAGTAGTGTAAAAATGGCTATAGAAAATGTTAGGGCTTTCCATAGCCGAGAGCAAGTGATCGCGCGCATTCTTAAAAGACTCTTTGCAGTTCCTGGAAGAAACTTTCCGTATCCTGCCATTTGCTGACGAAGGTATAGGGGTGAAGAACCACTGTGGGATCAGCATCTTCCACATGATTGGTGGTGCTGATGAGGGCCACGGGCCGGTTGATTTTATATTGATTGAGGATCTCCAGGACTTCGTCTCCGGTTCCATCTGAAAGATCGTAATCGACCATGAAGGCATCGTAGCCTTTCAGATTGGTGAGTTTGAATTGTTTCAGGCTGGAGACGCTGACAATGTCGAATCCATAGTCTTTCGAGGCTTTTTCGGCGATCGAAACAAACACGGGATCATCGTCGATCAGCAGTACTTTTTTCATGTCGCATCTCCTCTATCCAGGGCCCATGGCATCAGGTGCCCTCATTTTTTATCGAGGAAGAGTCGCAAAGACTGTCTTACCATTTGGGACGGATTGGGATTTGGGAAGGGTTCCGGATGGTTGGCGTTGAAAAGAGGAGGACGGAAGGGCGGGAATTAAAAGGCTCCAGCCGAGGGGCCGGAGCCGTTTTGTTCAGGTTCAGAGTGGAGGAAGTCCGAGGGCGCGTTCCAAACGTTCGATGCGAAGCTGCAAAGGCGTCAGGTCCGGTGTGGATCCGGTTTCACCTTTGGGCCCGCGCGGACCCACGGGACCGATGGGACCTTCGAGACCGGGATCGCCCTTGTCGCCCTTGTCACCTTTCGCACCTGTTTCGCCTTTGACGCCGCGCAAACCTTCGGGACCTTGCGGACCGATCGGGCCTGCAGGGCCGGTGGCGCCTGTGGCTCCGGTTTCGCCTTTAAGACCTTGTGGGCCTTGAGGGCCGGTAGGTCCGGGATCGCCTTTGTCGCCTTTGGGGCCTTGCAGTCCGGTGGTTCCTGTTTCGCCTTTGGGGCCTTGCAGTCCGGTGGTTCCTGTTTCGCCTTTGGGTCCTTGTAGGCCGGTTTCTCCTGTTTCGCCTTTCGGTCCTTGCGGGCCGGTGGGACCGGGATCGCCTTTGTCACCTTTCGGACCTTGTAGGCCGGTTTCTCCTGTTTCACCTTTGGGGCCGCGAAGGCCGGGTTCGCCTTGTAAGCCCTGTGGGCCTTGAGGTCCCATCGGGCCTATGGCACCGGTGGCACCTGTTTCGCCGCGAATGCCTTGAAGGCCTTGCGGGCCAATGGGTCCGGGATCACCTTTGTCGCCTTTCGGACCTGCGGGTCCGGTTTCTCCTTTGAGACCTTGAGGACCTGCAGGACCCGTGTCGCCTTTTGGACCTTGGGGGCCAATGGGTCCAAGGTCACCCTGCGGTCCTGTGGGACCTGCCTCACCTTGGGGGCCTGTTGGTCCTATCGGTCCTGTATCGCCTTTCACGCCTTGCGGGCCTATGGGTCCAATATCACCTTTGGGTCCTGCAGGGCCTGGGTCTCCTTGCGGTCCGCGTTCTCCTGTGGCACCGGATTCACCAGGAATGCCGCGCGGGCCTTGTGGTCCTGGATCTCCTTTGTCGCCTTTTTCACCGGGAAGACCTTGGGCGCCGGTGGCTCCTGTTTCACCGCGGATGCCTTGGAGGCCTTGTGGACCTTGAGGTCCTGGGTCTCCTTTGTCGCCTTTGTCGCCTTTTTCACCTTGTGGGCCTGCAAGTCCAACATCACCTTTCGGTCCGATGGGTCCTGCAGGTCCGATGTCGCCTTTTTCACCTTGTGGTCCGACGTCACCTTTCGGGCCTATGGGTCCTGTATCTCCTTTAGGTCCTGCGGGTCCGATTTCGCCTTGTGGGCCGCGTTCTCCTGTTGCACCCGATTCGCCTTGAATGCCGCGCGGGCCTTGTGGTCCTGGATCACCCTTGTCGCCTTTTTCACCGGGAAGACCTTGGGTGCCGGTGGCTCCTGTTTCGCCGCGAATGCCTTGGAGACCTTGTGGGCCTTGAGGTCCTGAGTCTCCTTTGTCACCTTTTTCACCTTGTGGTCCTGCAGGTCCAACATCACCTTTCGGGCCGCTGGGTCCAGCAGGTCCAATGTCGCCTTTTTCACCTTGTGGTCCGACGTCACCTTTGGGGCCTATGGGCCCTGCATCTCCTTTAGGTCCCGCGGGTCCGATTTCACCTTGTGGTCCTGTCGGTCCGATTTTTCCTTCTGGTCCCATGGGTCCAGCATCACCTTTTTCCCCTTTTTCTCCCTGCAAACCCTGGGGTCCGATCGGGCCTATTGCGCCCTGTGGTCCTGCAAGTCCGGTGTCGCCTTTTTCGCCCTTGGGTCCTGCAGGTCCGATTTCACCTTGTGGCCCGACGTCACCTTTCGGACCAACGGGTCCTGCATCTCCTTTTGGTCCCGCAGGTCCGATTTCACCTTGTGGTCCTGCAGGTCCAACATCACCTTTCGGGCCGCTGGGTCCAGCAGGTCCAATGTCGCCTTTTTCACCTTGTGGTCCGACGTCACCTTTCGGACCGCTGGGTCCAGCATCACCTTTGGGACCGGCAGGGCCTGTGTCGCCGTTGGGACCAACAGGACCCATGGCTCCAGCAGGACCCTCGGGACCGGGATCACCTTTTAAACCCTGGGGACCGGCAGGACCGGGATCACCTTTTGCGCCCGGTTCGCCTTTGATGCCGGATTCTCCGCGAGGTCCTGGATCGCCTTTATCACCTTTGGGGCCGGTCGGGCCGATGTCGCCTTTATCACCTTTAAGACCCTGCGGACCGATGGGACCCGTATCGCCCTTATCGCCTTTAGGGCCTGTGGGCCCGGCGGGACCTGTGGCTCCGGTATCCCCTTTCTCACCCTTTAATCCCTGCGGACCTGTAGGGCCGATATCGCCTTTTTCACCTTTGATGCCCTGCACACCCTGAGGCCCTTGTGGACCCTCATCGCCCATTTCCCCGCGAGGACCTTGCGGACCGGCAGCACCACGAGGTCCGGGTTCGCCCTGCTCACCACGAGGCCCAACAGGCCCGGACGGTCCCACGGGACCGACAACACCGCGCGGTCCTTCGGCACCGGGATCACCTTTGGGACCGATCAAACCCTGGGGACCAACAGGCCCGACATCACCCCGAGGACCTTGAGACCCCGATGGACCTGCAGGGCCCGTATCTCCGCGCAGACCCTGAGGCCCTCGATCGCCGTCCTTGCCTTTCCCGCTGAGCCAGAAGAATTCCAAACTTTGTTCCGTTTGATTGGGCCCACGAAGGATGAGTTGCAATTCAGAAGGATCGCGCATGGGCAAGGCTGGATCGAGGCTCACATCGCGGCCCAGCAGCATCACCGCCTGGCACGAAGAATCGAGCAATGTGGACTGTGTTTCAGGACCCCAGAGCAAAGTCGCCGAGGATTTCTCGCGAATCAAAACCTGCCAGGTCTGTTTTTCCAAACAGCTGGCCGTCTGCGTACGGCAGCTGCAGTTCGGCTCCGTGTAAATAACAGCCGCTCCCGACGCCACGGCCGTGAGCATCATCCTCGCACGTCCCGCCACCGTGCTGCTCGCTTTAGGAGCAATCAAAGGTTCGTTCGCATCGCGCTGGTCATTCAGGTTCCAGTCAAAGGTCAGCTGCCAACTGATCGTGTCATCAGGAAGATCCGAGGGATTCAGCTCAACATTCCCAAAACATTTCAGCCGAGGTTCCCGCAGCTCACAGCGAATGTTTTTGAAATCAAAAGCCGCGGTGAGCATCTCGTGCCCATTCCAAAGGCGGGCCTTGCTGGCCAGAAGCTCAAGATCCTGGGTATTCGGGTTCATATTCATATGGATCGGAAAACTGAGGCGATCCGTCTGGCTTTGGGCGATCGGAGCCAAAGCCATCCCGATCCCAAGCCCGAGAGCTTTCTTAAGCATATTCTTTCTCCCACAGACTCACATTGTGTGCGCACTCGGAGCGTGGGAGGTCGGTCTTGATAGAAATGTCAGCGAATTCCCAGCATTTTTACCAAGGCAGGCGAGTTTACGGACCTTTCGCAGACCTTACTTTTCGATCAGCGTCGCGCGGAATACCAAAGCTGCCTCGCCTTTTTTTCCAGAAAAATTTTTTTCTGGCCTTGAATCTCGGCCCAGCGGTCTCCCGAGGCGATGGCTTTCACCAAAAAATCGAAAAGGAAGAAATGCCTGCGTTCCGCCCGCTTGATGCGATGAGGCAGGACGGGATTGAAAATTCCTAAACTGCTAAACATCTGCCGCGGGTTCTTCTTCACCCAGTGCCAGGAGCCCATTTCCATGGTGAGGGGAATCATCACGCCCGGCAGTTTGAGATCCTGATGCTCAAGACTCAGATAATCCCAAAGATCGCCATGCGTGGTATAGGAGTGATGCTGCGGCTCCAGAACGTAGACATGATGCGGATAACTCTGATCGAGCAGCTTCTTCAAAGCCAGGATGCGGGGCGCATGCGGATAATAGCGCTGAGAATAGGCGTAAGGAAACCAGACGCGATCGACAAGTCCGAAACCGGAATGAACATCCAGGATCAAAGAGGTGCGGGCGGGG
This window encodes:
- a CDS encoding response regulator — its product is MKKVLLIDDDPVFVSIAEKASKDYGFDIVSVSSLKQFKLTNLKGYDAFMVDYDLSDGTGDEVLEILNQYKINRPVALISTTNHVEDADPTVVLHPYTFVSKWQDTESFFQELQRVF
- a CDS encoding M14 family zinc carboxypeptidase, yielding MEDLYACADSISTVGEVREEAWVRYRHHDFPILSFRFGTTEPAAPTLLFVGGVHGLEKIGTHVVTSFLKSFIRLVQWDQTLIHLLSSCRILFYPLVNPVGMFQNTRANGRGVDLMRNAPIDAEHSTLPLVGGHRIGNWLPWYRGDEFEPMETESAALCDFVRKQVFPARTSLILDVHSGFGLVDRVWFPYAYSQRYYPHAPRILALKKLLDQSYPHHVYVLEPQHHSYTTHGDLWDYLSLEHQDLKLPGVMIPLTMEMGSWHWVKKNPRQMFSSLGIFNPVLPHRIKRAERRHFFLFDFLVKAIASGDRWAEIQGQKKIFLEKKARQLWYSARR